Proteins co-encoded in one Ignavibacteria bacterium genomic window:
- a CDS encoding translation initiation factor IF-3 — MINKNKLNYKVNQQIKSSKVRIVGDDFERNGEIISIQEALKIADNLVVDLVEICSNVTPPVCKLIEYNKFLYELKKKEKEKLKKQKENAQEVKEIRFGPNTDEHDYNFKMKHAVEFLKRGDIVKAFVFFKGREIQFKEKGEELLIRLARDLSDIGIPDNLNLKLEGNRLIIIIKPKKKK; from the coding sequence ATGATTAACAAAAACAAATTAAATTACAAAGTAAATCAACAAATAAAGTCAAGTAAAGTAAGAATTGTTGGTGACGATTTTGAAAGAAATGGTGAAATTATTTCAATTCAAGAAGCATTAAAGATAGCGGATAATTTAGTTGTAGATTTAGTAGAAATATGTAGTAATGTAACACCACCTGTATGCAAACTTATTGAATACAATAAGTTTCTTTATGAATTGAAAAAGAAAGAAAAAGAAAAACTTAAAAAACAAAAAGAAAATGCACAGGAAGTAAAAGAAATTCGTTTCGGTCCTAACACAGATGAACATGATTATAATTTCAAAATGAAACATGCAGTAGAATTTCTTAAAAGAGGTGATATAGTAAAAGCGTTTGTCTTTTTTAAAGGTAGAGAAATACAATTTAAAGAAAAAGGTGAAGAATTATTGATAAGATTAGCAAGAGATTTATCAGATATTGGTATACCAGATAATTTAAATTTAAAGTTGGAAGGTAATAGACTAATAATTATAATAAAACCAAAAAAGAAAAAATAG
- a CDS encoding T9SS type A sorting domain-containing protein, with the protein MSENYSNWYYFEITNSGRLYLDIKPEDFFEDYDMALYQASNCASLGNPVRCTYAMTPQYCQPTSTGTSYYISRVRFNTIDNTSTYYSDFYANYTTSISSTVTAGNAYNLQVTVVGNNMYVVAWFDWNKNLQFDSDEYYSLGSGNNTTLSTPITIPVTARLGKTAFRVYTTRGGSVPNTNACNSYANGEIEDYAIFITDGTHCSNNVRDADEIGVDCGGADCVPCDASYWPTNTGMNSTSTDYSEDVTGDSWVQGIPVNAGESYYLMVNNWSPGANGFDLVWNFTEGGAMDCSIVVPVELIDFEAKLLGQFTTLYWETASETNNDYFTVMKSTDAIIYKPIGSVDGAGNSNSIHTYTFDDTEPITQTTYYRLKQTDFNGKATYSEVKVVSPNVPSSVQQFNVFNDVNEKNLNITLIGYPNAELNYAIVDVMGRIIKQGKINIDENALGGMKLSTNDIAAGIYNIVISDGKYTAKKKFVIVK; encoded by the coding sequence TTGAGCGAAAATTACTCTAACTGGTATTATTTTGAAATTACTAATAGCGGGCGTTTATATCTTGATATTAAGCCTGAAGACTTTTTTGAAGACTATGATATGGCTTTATATCAGGCAAGTAATTGTGCAAGTCTTGGAAATCCTGTGCGTTGTACTTATGCAATGACACCTCAATATTGCCAGCCGACTTCTACAGGAACTTCATATTATATTTCAAGAGTAAGGTTTAATACTATTGACAATACTTCAACTTACTATAGTGATTTTTATGCAAATTACACAACTTCTATTAGTTCAACAGTAACAGCAGGAAATGCCTATAATCTTCAGGTAACAGTTGTAGGTAATAATATGTATGTAGTGGCTTGGTTTGATTGGAACAAAAATCTGCAATTTGACTCCGATGAATATTACTCCCTTGGAAGTGGTAATAATACAACTTTGTCAACACCAATTACAATTCCTGTAACTGCAAGGCTCGGAAAGACAGCTTTTAGAGTTTATACAACAAGAGGTGGATCAGTACCAAATACAAATGCCTGTAACAGTTATGCCAATGGCGAAATCGAAGACTATGCAATTTTCATTACTGACGGCACCCACTGCTCCAACAATGTCCGCGATGCAGACGAAATAGGAGTTGATTGTGGTGGTGCAGATTGTGTTCCTTGTGATGCTTCATATTGGCCAACAAATACAGGGATGAATAGCACTTCAACTGATTATTCCGAAGATGTAACAGGTGACAGCTGGGTACAAGGAATACCAGTTAATGCAGGTGAATCGTATTACTTAATGGTTAACAACTGGTCGCCGGGTGCTAATGGTTTTGACTTGGTTTGGAACTTTACCGAAGGTGGTGCCATGGACTGTTCAATTGTCGTTCCTGTTGAATTGATTGATTTTGAAGCTAAATTGTTAGGACAATTTACAACGCTATACTGGGAAACGGCATCAGAAACGAATAATGACTATTTTACAGTAATGAAATCAACGGATGCTATCATTTATAAACCAATTGGCAGTGTGGATGGTGCAGGTAATTCGAATTCTATTCACACCTATACGTTTGACGATACTGAGCCTATTACTCAAACTACCTATTACAGATTAAAACAAACAGATTTTAATGGTAAAGCAACTTATTCTGAAGTTAAAGTTGTATCTCCAAACGTACCATCCTCTGTTCAACAATTCAATGTCTTTAATGATGTGAATGAAAAAAATTTAAATATTACCCTCATTGGTTACCCAAATGCAGAATTAAATTATGCAATCGTAGATGTAATGGGAAGAATTATTAAGCAGGGTAAGATTAATATTGACGAAAATGCGTTAGGTGGAATGAAATTATCTACAAATGATATAGCAGCCGGTATCTACAATATTGTAATTAGTGATGGGAAATACACTGCAAAGAAAAAATTCGTAATTGTTAAATAA